Proteins encoded together in one Pongo abelii isolate AG06213 chromosome 8, NHGRI_mPonAbe1-v2.0_pri, whole genome shotgun sequence window:
- the MARCHF8 gene encoding E3 ubiquitin-protein ligase MARCHF8 isoform X1, producing MSMPLHQISAIPSQDAASARVYRSKTKEKEREEQNEKTLGHSMSHSSNISKAGSPPSASAPAPVSSFSRTSITPSSQDICSSSAVFSECCHHSSVQSAVVLKAPHCQNSLTQGLTVTVICKDTLQASKRNSFGSEWVQVLKPAKNTKARRTLKFSRSLNDVGEKAQDTSESFAYVERTCSEGKLILPQDPCLRTNRFHHKEKRTLNHKLLGNSKHSCVSCLSASRSTASEVEAGKGGRPGLLLEEKADGEATSRSRRLLQYLFSLSHGSSTSSLHRFHELESCAARLHTAKSSSGLAGSMGFCSDEMGDDDVFEDSTSAKLKSRVLRAPLCSTEKDSDLDCPSPFSEKLPPISPVSTSGDVCRICHCEGDDESPLITPCHCTGSLHFVHQACLQQWIKSSDTRCCELCKYEFIMETKLKPLRKWEKLQMTSSERRKIMCSVTFHVIAITCVVWSLYVLIDRTAEEIKQGQATGILEWPFWTKLVVVAIGFTGGLLFMYVQCKAYVQLWKRLKAYNRVIYVQNCPETSKKNIFEKSPLTEPNFENKHGRGICHSDTNSSCCTEPEDTGAEIIHV from the exons AATGAGAAGACTTTGGGACATTCCATGAGTCATTCAAGCAACATTTCTAAG GCTGGGAGTCCTCCGTCAGCATCAGCTCCGGCTCCAGTGTCCTCCTTCTCTCGCACTTCTATCACGCCATCCAGCCAGGACATATGCAG TTCCAGTGCAGTGTTTTCTGAGTGTTGTCACCACAGTTCCGTGCAGTCTGCTGTTGTCTTGAAAGCTCCTCACTGCCAGAATTCTCTGACACAAGGGCTCACTGTGACAGTTATCTGTAAGGACACATTACAGGCGTCAAAGAGAAATTCCTTTGGTTCAGAATGGGTCCAGGTCTTGAAGCCTGCTAAGAATACCAAAGCCAGAAGAACACTAAAGTTCTCAAGGTCCCTCAATGATGTGGGTGAGAAGGCGCAGGATACTTCAGAAAGTTTTGCCTATGTGGAAAGAACTTGTTCTGAAGGAAAATTAATACTCCCTCAAGATCCATGTCTCAGAACTAACAGGTTTcatcataaagaaaaaaggacCCTGAACCACAAACTTCTTGGCAATTCCAAACATTCTTGTGTTTCATGCCTTTCTGCCAGTCGCTCAACTGCCTCCGAGGTGGAAGCTGGCAAGGGGGGCAGGCCCGGCTTGCTGCTGGAAGAGAAGGCAGATGGTGAGGCCACGTCCCGAAGCCGGCGACTGCTCCAGTACCTGTTCTCACTCTCTCACGGCTCGAGCACCAGCAGCCTGCACAGGTTCCATGAGCTGGAGAGCTGCGCTGCTCGCCTGCACACTGCCAAGTCCTCCAGCGGGCTGGCAGGGAGTATGGGCTTCTGCTCTGATGAGATGGGAGACGACGACGTCTTTGAGGACAGCACATCTGCAAAACTGAAGAGTAGGGTTCTGCGGGCGCCCCTCTGCTCCACGGAAAAGGACAGTGACCTGGATTGtccttctcccttctctgaaAAATTACCCCCCATATCTCCCGTGTCCACGTCAGGGGATGTCTGCAG GATCTGCCACTGTGAAGGAGATGATGAGAGCCCCCTGATCACCCCCTGCCACTGCACAGGAAGCCTCCACTTCGTGCACCAGGCCTGCCTGCAGCAGTGGATCAAGAGCTCCGACACGCGCTGCTGCGAGCTCTGCAAGTATGAGTTCATCATGGAGACCAAGCTGAAGCCGCTGAGAAAA TGGGAGAAGTTGCAGATGACGTCCAGCGAGCGCAGGAAGATCATGTGCTCAGTGACATTCCACGTCATTGCCATCACATGTGTGGTCTGGTCCTTGTATGTGCTCATTGACCGTACTGCCGAGGAGATCAAGCAGGGGCAGGCAACAG GAATCCTAGAATGGCCCTTTTGGACTAAATTGGTGGTTGTGGCCATCGGCTTCACCGGAGGACTTCTTTTTATGTATGTTCAGTGTAAAGCGTATGTGCAATTGTGGAAGAGACTCAAGGCCTATAATAGAGTGATCTATGTTCAAAACTGTCcagaaacaagcaaaaagaatatttttgaaaaatctccGCTAACAGAGCCCAACTTTGAAAATAAACATGGACGTGGAATCTGTCATTCCGATACGAACTCTTCTTGTTGCACAGAGCCTGAAGACACTGGAGCAGAAATCATTCACGTCTGA